In Plasmodium gaboni strain SY75 chromosome 8, whole genome shotgun sequence, one DNA window encodes the following:
- a CDS encoding hypothetical protein (conserved Plasmodium protein, unknown function), whose amino-acid sequence MESMPSETTINSEQYKSKDSTNICRNEKSTAYSENSDISNNKEDYNDRKDNFDKKLCDNMNDKINIYDNIISEIKELYNGNIVMNNKGLDKLNIRNVAKGLFLNINKTISKKVRVLVIGNSSSGKSTFINWFLQENIQKTGYEYETNNFTLITSGNYFSEFNGDITVRTFDFLKQISNRNRNFKNNLCTKMYVSKNMETKNIDFIDTPGLKDIMNKLDFDINSIIYDLSDYVDIILVFFDSSGKSLSNRLLLIIKEIYEKHMEKIIFIFSKIDEIKHEEDRIKLLCQTTQCLTTKINIRHNIDLLPIYIHGAKSGRYLFESNKNNDDLCIVNRINDIIYEIKKLFFKKLERDLYCLINDCDSIINKILDILKTDGERRMHKSSLKRERVKHTVIQVFLFLVFMLLLFMQLPEQNYYKSFLLSYFNFANNSVYINYVKNTGIMLNNWENSYIMINVILVFFFLLSGIMKKKFSKNIKTLHVSSKEILREQLTFAKFAKDRGKYLAKTFYELKQT is encoded by the exons atggaGAGTATGCCCAGTGAGACAACAATAAATTCTGaacaatataaaagtaAAGACAGTACGAATATTTGTAGAAATGAGAAATCTACTGCATATTCTGAAAATTCAGATATatctaataataaagaGGATTATAATGATAGAAAAGATAATTTTGATAAGAAATTATGtgataatatgaatgacaaaataaatatatatgataatataataagtgagataaaagaattatataatggtaatattgttatgaataataaagggttagataaattaaatattagAAATGTAGCTAAAggtttatttttaaatataaataaaacaatatcAAAAAAGGTTAGAGTTTTAGTAATTGGAAATTCTTCATCAGGTAAAAGTACATTTATTAATTGGTTTTTACAAGAGAATATTCAAAAAACAGGTTATGAATATgaaacaaataattttaCTCTTATAACAAGTGGAAATTATTTCTCAGAATTTAATGGTGACATAACAGTAAGAACATTCGATTTCTTAAAACAAATATCTAATAGAAATAGAAATTTTAAGAATAATTTATGTACTAAAATGTATGTTAgtaaaaatatggaaactaaaaatatagattTCATAGATACACCAGgattaaaagatataatgaataaattAGATTTTGATATCAATAGTATTATTTATGATTTATCAGATTATGTTGATATTATTCTTGTTTTCTTTGATTCTTCTGGTAAGTCATTAAGTAATCGTTtactattaataataaaagaaatatatgaaaaacatatggaaaaaattattttcattttttcaaaaattGACGAAATCAAACATGAAGAAGATAGAATCAAACTATTGTGTCAAACAACACAATGTTTAACAACcaaaattaatattagacataatattgatttattgcctatatatatacatggTGCAAAATCAGGAAGATATCTATTCGAAAGtaacaaaaataatgatgatcTATGTATTGTTAATCGAattaatgatattatatatgaaatcaaaaaattgtttttcaaaaaattaGAAAGGGATTTATATTGTTTGATAAATGATTGTGATAGtatcataaataaaatactAGACATATTAAAGACCGACGGTGAAAGAAGGATGCACAAATCTTCCCTCAAGCGCGAga GAGTAAAACATACAGTTATACAAGTCTTCCTCTTTTTGGTTTTTATGCTACTGTTATTCATGCAGCTGCCCgaacaaaattattataagaGTTTTCTCTTGAG CTATTTTAATTTTGCTAACAATAGCGTCtatataaattatgttAAGAACACCGGAATTATGCTGAACAATT GGGAGAATTcttatattatgataaatGTCATTTTagttttctttttcttgTTAAGTGGaattatgaaaaagaaattttcgaagaatataaaaacttTACATGTATCAAGCAAGGAAATATTGAGG GAACAACTCACATTTGCCAAGTTTGCAAAAGATAGAGGAAAGTACTTAGCAAAAACTTTTTATGAATTGAAAcaaacataa
- a CDS encoding hypothetical protein (conserved Plasmodium protein, unknown function), whose amino-acid sequence MKDNKIFKNNIFIYNEKVKELLYELIFITNNISLYRKKYIKYIRRKIHCNKYKCNNNNDDDDDDNYAYFLFKNHNYNKEYLIKKYINFKEGKYRYISNDKYKNEFNSSFDMLEYYNKFINRLLYLCNNHTDIYIEFLYVLLINSQLYNRFLFLCTYIYGDKKDPFLYLIYNHFLILVEYYYYYKNSRYFDDIYNNLKNIYENIQTSDNNKKHYNEVKNKNANHNKGNENYIYCSTGLETSGVSPIQNLKNKDAYKTERVKFLYNFSKKRNENFFIINESNSTSDYSSQSFCEYEQLNKKENEKSVFFNKEEDVYYVDDDKNGNNILNGNTLLNGNTLLNDNNLLNDNTLYDQNIEKKKKGKDTKNXXXXXXXXXXXXXXXXXXXXXXXXXXXXXXXXXXXXXXXXXXXXXXXXXXXXXXXXXXXXXXXXXXXXXXXXXXXXXXXXXXXXXXXXXXXXXXXXXXXXKKVKYKIFNHLYKYIQHNKKDDTNKFVFRSDDIEKKKKKNKIINNNKIIYNNKIINNNKIINNNKIIYNNKIINNNKIINNYNNCDVHQKVIIDDDISINYLINKYKHNDDNQLINLYHNNKYDTTKDSVSFFNVLTSQDSLQNLNKMDVTHIINKFIKEKQNDKDNIDSFNNDIKMLHTLQLKDNFKKLNFQIINRKHKNNILEECNGVLSNVINNEEYNIILDKKTDQNGDINEKRETDNQYNHYDDYSHYIDMSPQKNDWNDKTSKEYKKDEKTKNKPVNMSQEYMNNDTFYKFIKYHLQMKYIYFYYKNIEKEKLLNYIGFENLIKSLNIICNEHFFAFYMNKINMKNIYEENDNILNEAHNVNNYTIKTKIEKNKQDEENNQNEYHDEENNIDTLHLNSIYKEPTLINNEYIKKKIKRNKLYTYKLFNNQIETLLNSKELMEYIKKQKETKNKKNKSQLENDDFLYIQTQNDNNIINNNDQHIYNDIFKFIQNKYYHNKNDDILHSNCSSYENSDSSDNLTLYNYNKNYYNQNNIILDSFLFFIINIFYTFLHFHNVYFSSPYLNLFLSFSIKLIYKYKNILQCQSNIKDKDISLDPPILSLRKREDKANTNYCLPQQNNHSSNKPYNQIKPLGRKKNIQNICTLYNNSKNYIYNASSSNEIININDETINVSNIIELIVKKQKFIKKKQKKNYSCIGNDLFLKDKTKDFLPNTFDIILXXXXXXXXXXXXXXXXXXXXXXXXXXXXXXXXXXXXXXYFCNNIIFYHHIINKSYNDKDLDLFNRNNYNDSLECYSYYFDELKNDQSFIKHFGKYKSTDAIFRHDTASQNEKKKKKKKKNQTNTTNNNNNNINDMIGMYKTNELSSNSSNILNENNLNKIKSKEEKKESNNKNENSNNSFDCIVNNNDDDYNDNYNDNYNDNNSYNNSYNNSYNNSYSSSFSFCSDESLNFLKYMKKKRTNRLYIDENNIINMLINIGCIFMNNIKYNAAITLNHIYKINQYNLLSDRQKFYNYIQKSFYNNKNITFPYIYNQYFISFFFFFKIHYLFFLIKYKCENEIFLKAYWFLHAVYNITQN is encoded by the exons atgaaggataataaaatttttaagaataatatatttatatataatgagAAAGTTAAAGAATTATTGTATGAGTTGATTTTTATAACTAATAACATATCGTTATATagaaagaaatatattaaatacaTAAGAAGAAAGATTCAttgtaataaatataaatgtaataataataatgatgatgatgatgatgataattatgcatattttttatttaaaaatcataattataataaggaatatttaataaaaaaatatataaattttaaagaagggaaatatagatatatttcaaatgacaagtataaaaatgaatttaatTCTTCTTTTGATATGCttgaatattataataaatttataaatagattattatatttatgtaataatcatactgatatatatatcgaatttttatatgttttattaataaacaGTCAACTATATAATcgttttctttttttatgtacatacatatatggCGATAAAAAAGATCCctttctttatttaatatataatcattttttaatacttgtagaatattattattattataaaaattcaCGTTATTTCgatgatatatataacaacTTGAAGAATATTTATGAGAACATACAAACGAGTgataacaataaaaaacatTACAATGAAgtgaaaaataaaaatgcGAATCATAATAAAGGAAATGagaattatatttattgtaGCACGGGTTTAGAGACAAGTGGAGTATCACCAATacaaaatttaaaaaataaag ATGCTTACAAAACAGAAAGAGTaaaatttctttataacttctcaaagaaaagaaatgaaaatttttttatcatcaaTGAATCTAACTCTACTAGTGACTACAGCAGTCAATCATTCTGTGAATATGAACAACtaaacaaaaaagaaaatgagaaatctgtattttttaataaagaagaagatgtttattatgtagatgatgataaaaatggTAATAACATATTGAATGGCAACACATTGTTGAATGGTAACACATTGTTGAATGATAATAACCTGTTGAATGATAATACATTGTATGATcaaaatatagaaaaaaaaaaaaaaggaaaagaCACAAAAAATNNNNNNNNNNNNNNNNNNNNNNNNNNNNNNNNNNNNNNNNNNNNNNNNNNNNNNNNNNNNNNNNNNNNNNNNNNNNNNNNNNNNNNNNNNNNNNNNNNNNNNNNNNNNNNNNNNNNNNNNNNNNNNNNNNNNNNNNNNNNNNNNNNNNNNNNNNNNNNNNNNNNNNNNNNNNNNNNNNNNNNNNNNNNNNNNNNNNNNNNNNNNNNNNNNNNNNNNNNNNNNNNNNNNNNNNNNNNNNNNNNNNNNNNNNNNNNNNNNNNNNNNNNNNNNNNNNNNNNNNNNNNNNNNNNNNNNNNNNCAAAAAAGGTTAAgtataaaatttttaatcatttatataaatatatacaacataataaaaaagatgatACAAATAAGTTTGTGTTTCGAAGTGATGATatagagaaaaaaaaaaaaaaaaataaaataataaataataataaaataatatataataataaaataataaataataataaaataataaataataataaaataatatataataataaaataataaataataataaaataataaataattataataattgtgATGTACATCAAAAAGTTATAATTGATGATGATATCTctataaattatttaataaacaaatacaaacacaatgatgataatcaacttattaatttatatcataataataaatatgacACAACTAAAGATAGTGTATCATTCTTCAATGTATTAACAAGTCAGGATTCCTTACAAAATTTAAACAAAATGGATGTTActcatattattaataaatttataaaagaaaaacaaaacgataaagataatattgattcatttaataatgatataaaaatgttacATACACTTCAATTAAAGgataattttaaaaaattgaactttcaaataattaatagaaaacataaaaataatatattagaaGAATGTAACGGGGTACTATCAAATGTgataaataatgaagaatataatattatattggACAAAAAAACAGACCAAAATGGAGAcataaatgaaaaaagaGAAACAGACAATcaatataatcattatgatgattatagtcattatatagatatgtcaccacaaaaaaatgattGGAATGACAAAACTAgtaaagaatataaaaaagatgaGAAAACAAAAAACAAACCTGTTAATATGTCTCAGgaatatatgaataatgatacattttataaattcataaaatatcatctacaaatgaaatatatctatttttattataaaaatatagaaaaagagaaattattaaattatatagGATTTGAGAATCTAATAAAAAGCCTCAATATAATATGCAATGAGCATTTCTTTGctttttatatgaataaaataaatatgaaaaatatatatgaagaaaatgataatatattaaatgaagcacataatgtgaataattatactataaaaacaaaaatcgaaaaaaataaacaagatgaagaaaacaatcaaaatgaatatcatgatgaagaaaataatattgacacattacatttaaatagtatatataaagaacCAACATTAATcaataatgaatatattaaaaaaaaaattaaaagaaataaattatatacatacaaaTTATTCAATAATCAAATAGAAACATTATTAAATTCAAAAGAATTAATGgagtatataaaaaaacaaaaagaaacaaagaacaaaaaaaataaaagccaattagaaaatgatgattttctttatatacaaacacaaaatgataataatattataaataataacgatcaacatatatataatgatatattcaaatttatacaaaataaatattatcataataaaaatgatgatattcTACATTCAAATTGTAGTTCATATGAAAATAGTGATTCAAGTGATAATttaacattatataattataataaaaattattataatcaaaataatataatacttgattcttttcttttttttataattaatattttttataccttcttacattttcataatgtatatttttcttcacCATATTTGAATCTATTCTTATCCTTTTCAATTAAGctaatttataaatataaaaatattctacAATGTCAATCAAATATTAAAGATAAGGACATCTCCCTCGATCCACCCATTTTAAGTCTTAGAAAAAGAG aagATAAAGCTAACACAAATTATTGTTTACCCCAGCAAAACAACCATTCGTCAAATAAACCATATAACCAAATTAAACCTTTaggaagaaaaaaaaatattcaaaatatatgcacactttataataatagtaagaattatatatataatgcTAGCTCGTCtaatgaaattataaatatcaaTGATGAGACTATTAATGTATCAAATATTATAGAACTCATTgtaaaaaaacaaaaatttataaaaaaaaaacaaaagaaaaattattcgTGTATAGgaaatgatttatttttaaaagataaaacAAAAGATTTTTTACCTAACACATTTGACATAATCCTCAANNNNNNNNNNNNNNNNNNNNNNNNNNNNNNNNNNNNNNNNNNNNNNNNNNNNNNNNNNNNNNNNNNNNNNNNNNNNNNNNNNNNNNNNNNNNNNNNNNNNNNNNNNNNNNNNtatttttgtaataatataatattttatcatcatataataaataaatctTATAATGACAAAGATTTAGATTTATTCaatagaaataattataatgattCACTGGAATgttattcttattattttgatgaattaaaaaatgatcAATCTTTTATTAAGCACTTtggaaaatataaaagtacTGATGCTATTTTTCGACATGACACAGCTAGccaaaatgaaaaaaaaaaaaaaaaaaaaaaaaaaaatcaaacCAATACTACaaataacaacaataataatataaatgacATGATAGGAATGtataaaacaaatgaaTTATCAAGTAATAGTTcgaatatattaaatgagAATAATTTGAATAAGATCAAATcaaaagaagaaaaaaaagaaagtaacaataaaaatgaaaatagtaataattCATTTGATTGTATagtaaataataatgatgatgattataatgataattataatgataattataatgataataatagttataataatagttataataatagttataataatagttaTAGTAGTAGTTTTTCGTTTTGTAGTGATGAAAGCTTAAACttcttaaaatatatgaaaaagaaaagaacAAATCGACTTTATAtagatgaaaataatataataaatatgcttattaatattggatgtatttttatgaataatataaaatataatgcAGCTATTACCTTGaaccatatatataaaattaatcAATATAATCTTTTAAGTGATAGACAAAAATTTTACAATTATATACAGAaatcattttataataataaaaatataacatttccatatatatataatcaatattttatatcgttcttctttttttttaaaatacattatcttttctttttaataaagTATAAATGTGAGAATGAAATCTTTCTTAAGGCTTATTGGTTTCTCCATGCagtatataatataactcaaaattga
- a CDS encoding protein kinase 1, giving the protein MMDLIKIYKRNEIIKDYVNIYFDDEKSENSNKNLSYKILHIIGNGVYGVVYKADCLNNCSVVALKQTYQKSTRIFKEIEIMKKLKHPNIVKLKHAFYTTTNDGGVYVHMAMEYGNTDLASSLYYITLKDSKDFFKGSFDLDNYNYEDYDDDDNNNIKCDNDIIVKKQKKSDFYYYKSLPNRDEEMTENEKKGIRARHNEVVADEMCNNNNNNNNNNNNNNSCSSNICSYNNNNINNNLDNNTPSDEDMESCNYIKRNKSINIINHFRNSFFNENINNICSCHNISDFIKKSFLNENQIKIYLYQLIRATLYLHSLCITHRDIKPQNILIFLNKTNKIKKNNTYINNNKCLICIQNNFNIQYIMKKKYNNQFNMFEFNKDMNQNRDQISNVDNKLSNYNNQYNADNISKSEQHYCEEINNNDNMNDPSCNVSNIKNNLHDKSKKENDTINNIQCNDNFSLKNKKQDDLLVCKNSDKKNDVFVEQTQLCGRDKYEGITTDSNDYNKYDNDCNNNNNLMNTDDCSSKNNLRLKRLVSMTNLNERNYYMIINDNKDKICDKSLKYDDDVTNKKNKANIDKSENDNISENKDIQMTSQSNNNSGDDHNDINDNVNDNVNDNVNDNDNVNDGDDFNHDDLSDQQSLDTLYINSLMYKYIKLCDFNTSIKLKENYKYFSYVCSRYYRAPELLFGSNYYSQAIDTWSIGCVMGELLLGKPLFLGECASDQLVEIIKILGTPNDEDFLSFRSVYKNIKFPDIKPITLEKVISHNCSKESLDLLSELLQFNPQKRIKLCHALLHNYFDDIRNLKVFHKDINTFQKYKLPYNTNCFNFTKEELLHFTIEERKILIPQHVRQNKSDEVMQYIDMTPDHFDKLYPNKIHLTC; this is encoded by the exons ATGATGGacttaataaaaatatacaagaggaatgaaataataaaagactacgtgaatatatattttgatgATGAGAAGTCAGAGAACAGTAATAAGAATCTTAGTTATAAAATATTGCATATTATAGGGAATGGTGTTTATGGTGTTGTATATAAAGCAGATTGTTTAAACAATTGTAGTGTTGTTGCTTTAAAACAAACATATCAAAAGAGTACaagaatatttaaagaaattgaaattatgaaaaaattaaaacatCCTAATATAgtaaaattaaaacatGCTTTTTATACAACTACTAATGATGGTGGAGTATATGTTCATATGGCTATGGAATATGGAAATACCGATTTGGCTAGCTCgctttattatattacattaAAAGATAGTAAAGATTTTTTTAAAGGATCTTTTGATCtagataattataattacgaagattatgatgatgatgataataataatattaaatgtgataatgatattatagTAAAGAAACAGAAGAAAAGtgatttttattattataagtCTCTTCCTAATCGAGATGAAGAAATGACcgaaaatgaaaaaaaagggATTCGTGCACGACATAATGAAGTGGTTGCTGATGAGATGTgcaacaacaataataataacaacaataataataataataataatagttgtagtagtaatatttgtagttataataataacaatatcAATAATAATCTTGATAATAATACCCCGAGCGATGAAGATATGGAAAGttgtaattatataaagagGAACAAAagtattaatataataaaccATTTTAGAAATAGCTTCTTcaatgaaaatataaataatatatgttctTGTCATAACATTAGtgattttattaaaaaaagtttTCTGAATGAAAATcaaataaagatatatttgTATCAACTAATAAGAGCTACATTATATCTTCATAGTCTTTGCATAACTCATAGAGACATAAAACCACAAAATatacttatttttttaaataaaaccaataaaattaaaaagaataacacatatataaataataataaatgtcttatatgtatacaaaataattttaatattcaatatataatgaagaaaaaatataataatcaatTCAACATGTTTGAATTTAATAAGGACATGAATCAGAATCGTGATCAAATATCAAATgttgataataaattatctaattataataatcaatATAATGCTGATAACATATCGAAGAGTGAACAACATTATTGTGAAGAAATAAacaataatgataatatgaatgatcCAAGTTGTAATGTatcaaatattaaaaacaaTTTACATGATAAAAGTAAGAAAGAAAATGACactataaataatatacaatgtaatgataatttttctttaaaaaataaaaaacaagATGATTTACTTGTTTGTAAAAATagtgataaaaaaaatgatgtaTTTGTAGAACAAACACAATTATGTGGTAGGGATAAATATGAAGGAATTACAACTGATTcaaatgattataataaatatgataacgattgtaacaataataataatttgatGAATACAGATGACTGTTCATCTAAGAATAATTTACGATTAAAACGTTTAGTAAGTATGAcaaatttaaatgaaagaaattattatatgataataaatgataataagGATAAGATATGTGATAAATCGTTAAAATACGATGATGATgtaacaaataaaaaaaataaagcaaatatagataaatcagagaatgataatatttcaGAAAATAAGGATATTCAAATGACATCAcaaagtaataataatagtgGGGATGATCATAATGATATTAACGATAATGTTAATGATAATGTTAATGATAATgttaatgataatgataatgtTAATGATGGTGATGATTTTAATCATGATGATTTATCAGATCAACAAAGTTTAGATAccttatatataaatagcctaatgtataaatatataaaattatgtGATTTTAATACCTCTATAAAATTAAAggaaaattataaatatttcagTTATGTCTGTTCGAGATATTATAGGGCACCAGAATTATTATTCGGttcaaattattatagCCAGGCGATAGATACATGGTCAATAG GATGTGTTATGGGGGAGCTACTTTTAGGGAAGCCTTTATTTTTAGGAGAGTGCGCATCAGACCAACTAgtagaaataataaaaatattaggAACACCAAACGATGAAgattttttatcatttcGAAGTgtatataagaatataaaatttcCAGACATTAAACCTATAACATTAGAAAAGGTTATAAGTCATAATTGTTCAAAAGAAAGTTTGGATTTATTATCAGAATTATTACAATTTAATCCACAAAAGAGAATAAAATTATGTCATGCACTTttacataattattttgatgATATAAGAAATTTAAAAGTATTTCATAAAGATATCAATACatttcaaaaatataaattaccatataatacaaactgttttaattttacaaaagaagaattattacattttaCAATAGAAGaaaggaaaatattaatacCTCAACATGTAAGACAAAATAAATCAGATGAAGTAATGCAATATATTGACATGACTCCTGATCATTTTGATAAACTATATCCAAATAAAATACACTTAACATGTTAA